In one window of Spartinivicinus marinus DNA:
- a CDS encoding D-2-hydroxyacid dehydrogenase, whose protein sequence is MKGIILDVASLAPDDLDLQPITRQLKEWQSYDQTTALQLNARLAGAEIVLTNKVAMTEPVLSENPQIKYIGVLATGTNNIDLAAAKSRQIVVSNVRGYGTHSVAQHTLALILNLATRQPDYLAAVKQGQWQQSEHFCLLNQPILELAGKTCLIIGLGELGQAVAKLVKALGMKVIAATFEGHQSQLVEGVERLPFETALPQADVISLHCPLSEQTEHLFNRHTLRLVKPGALLINTARGGLLEEQALVDALKAGWLGGAALDVVSEEPPPVDHPLFQPNIPNLYITPHNAWGTQAARQTLVNMAAANLAAFLSRKPINQVC, encoded by the coding sequence ATGAAAGGGATTATTCTTGATGTGGCCTCATTAGCTCCGGATGATCTCGACTTACAGCCTATTACACGACAGCTGAAAGAGTGGCAGAGTTATGATCAAACAACAGCCCTGCAGTTAAATGCAAGGTTAGCTGGTGCGGAAATAGTATTAACCAACAAAGTGGCTATGACTGAGCCAGTTTTAAGTGAAAACCCGCAGATTAAATATATTGGTGTATTAGCAACAGGCACAAATAATATTGATTTAGCTGCAGCCAAGTCTCGCCAGATAGTGGTGAGTAATGTTCGAGGGTATGGTACTCATAGTGTTGCTCAGCACACTTTAGCCTTAATTCTTAACCTGGCTACCCGTCAGCCAGATTACTTAGCAGCTGTTAAGCAAGGTCAGTGGCAGCAAAGTGAACATTTTTGTCTATTAAATCAGCCTATTCTAGAGCTAGCTGGAAAAACTTGTCTTATTATTGGCTTGGGTGAGCTGGGGCAGGCTGTGGCAAAACTGGTTAAAGCGCTGGGAATGAAGGTTATTGCAGCTACCTTTGAAGGCCATCAAAGCCAGTTGGTTGAAGGAGTTGAGCGTTTGCCTTTTGAAACTGCATTGCCACAAGCCGATGTTATTTCCTTGCACTGTCCTTTGTCTGAGCAAACAGAGCATTTATTTAACCGCCATACTTTGCGTTTGGTTAAGCCGGGTGCATTATTAATTAATACTGCGCGAGGCGGATTACTTGAAGAGCAGGCGCTGGTAGATGCCTTGAAAGCAGGATGGTTGGGTGGTGCTGCACTGGATGTGGTGAGTGAAGAGCCTCCCCCTGTTGATCATCCATTATTCCAGCCCAATATTCCGAACCTTTATATTACTCCTCACAACGCTTGGGGAACTCAAGCGGCAAGACAGACCCTGGTGAATATGGCTGCTGCAAACCTGGCTGCTTTTTTATCAAGAAAGCCTATTAATCAAGTCTGTTAA
- the rpsF gene encoding 30S ribosomal protein S6 → MRHYEIVFLVHPDQSEQVGAMVDRYTKLIEQGEGKIHRLEDWGRRQLAYPIQKVHKAHYVMMNVECGNETLDELQNSFRFNDAVIRHMVVRRNEAITEPSIIMKPEDTREQRRDDQAKADVEEADHAED, encoded by the coding sequence ATGCGTCATTATGAAATTGTATTTCTCGTTCACCCTGATCAAAGTGAACAAGTTGGCGCCATGGTCGATCGCTATACCAAGCTGATTGAGCAGGGTGAAGGTAAGATCCATCGTTTAGAAGATTGGGGGCGTCGCCAGCTTGCTTACCCAATTCAGAAAGTTCATAAAGCACACTATGTGATGATGAACGTTGAGTGTGGCAATGAAACATTAGATGAATTGCAAAACTCTTTCCGTTTCAACGATGCAGTTATTCGCCATATGGTGGTTCGTCGTAACGAAGCTATCACTGAGCCTTCAATAATCATGAAGCCAGAAGATACTCGTGAGCAGCGTCGTGATGATCAAGCTAAAGCTGACGTTGAAGAAGCTGATCACGCGGAAGATTAA
- the rpsR gene encoding 30S ribosomal protein S18: MARFFRRRKFCRFTAEGVKEIDYKDTNTLKAYVSETGKIVPSRITGTKAKYQRQLAAAVKRARYIALLPYTDRH; encoded by the coding sequence ATGGCACGTTTTTTTCGTCGCAGAAAGTTTTGCCGCTTTACCGCTGAAGGCGTAAAGGAAATCGATTACAAAGATACCAATACCCTGAAAGCCTATGTTTCTGAAACTGGTAAGATCGTCCCAAGCCGGATTACAGGCACTAAAGCGAAGTATCAACGCCAGTTGGCAGCAGCTGTCAAGCGTGCGCGTTATATCGCATTACTGCCTTACACTGATCGTCACTAA
- the rplI gene encoding 50S ribosomal protein L9, which produces MEVILLEKIANLGNLGDKVSVKPGYGRNFLIPFNKAVPATKSNVAEFEARRAELEKAAAENLAAAQKRAEVIGELELTLTAKAGDEGKLFGSIGTRDLAEAISAAGVEVSKSEIRLPEGPLRHIGEFDVNIHLHTDVDATLKVTVEAE; this is translated from the coding sequence ATGGAAGTGATTTTGTTAGAAAAAATTGCCAACCTTGGCAATTTGGGAGACAAGGTTTCAGTAAAGCCAGGTTATGGCCGTAACTTTCTGATTCCTTTTAATAAGGCTGTTCCTGCTACTAAATCTAATGTGGCTGAGTTTGAAGCTCGTCGTGCTGAGCTGGAAAAAGCTGCTGCAGAAAACTTAGCAGCTGCGCAAAAACGCGCAGAAGTTATTGGTGAGCTTGAGCTTACTTTAACTGCTAAAGCAGGTGATGAAGGTAAACTGTTTGGATCTATTGGTACTCGTGACTTGGCTGAAGCAATTTCTGCTGCCGGTGTTGAAGTCAGTAAGAGTGAGATTCGTTTGCCTGAAGGGCCTCTGCGTCACATAGGTGAGTTTGATGTAAATATTCATCTGCACACTGACGTTGATGCAACCCTGAAAGTGACTGTAGAAGCTGAATAA
- the dnaB gene encoding replicative DNA helicase, translating into MDQGPTLATEQAEQTALSLREAPQSMEAEQSVIGGLLLDNNAWDLVSDRITSADFYHRPHRDIFRIIASSVAAGKPFDPLTIVEELTQLDQLEGSGGLAYLTDLAQNTPSTANIRAYADIVYERSILRRLIKVSQGIADRAYNPSGRSSSEILDEAEREVFQIAEDRPKDGGPVGVKELLNKAIDRIDELFNAGDSLTGITTGFNDLDDMTAGLQPSDMVIVAGRPSMGKTTFAMNLVENALLNSDKAVLVFSLEMPAEQLMMRMLSSLGRIDQTKVRTGKLEEDDWPKLAAAVNMINEKKLFVDDTAGISPTEMRSRARRIVREHGDIGLIMVDYLQLMQVPGNNEGRTNEISEISRSLKALAKEFNTPVVALSQLNRSLEQRPNKRPVNSDLRESGAIEQDADVIMFVYRDEVYNPDTEQKGVAEIIIGKQRNGPIGAVKLAFIGKYTRFENLAPGSYEGFE; encoded by the coding sequence ATGGATCAAGGCCCCACTTTAGCAACTGAACAAGCCGAGCAGACAGCCCTTTCATTAAGAGAAGCCCCTCAGTCTATGGAGGCTGAACAGTCTGTCATTGGTGGTTTGCTATTAGATAATAATGCTTGGGATTTAGTATCTGATCGAATTACCTCCGCTGATTTTTATCACCGTCCACACCGAGATATTTTTCGAATTATTGCCAGCTCTGTAGCCGCTGGAAAACCCTTTGATCCTCTGACTATTGTTGAAGAGCTAACCCAGCTTGATCAGCTGGAAGGAAGTGGTGGCTTAGCTTATTTAACCGATCTGGCACAAAATACGCCCAGTACAGCAAATATTCGTGCTTATGCTGATATTGTGTATGAAAGGTCAATCTTGCGGCGGCTGATCAAAGTAAGCCAGGGGATTGCTGATCGAGCTTATAATCCTAGCGGACGCTCCAGCAGTGAAATTCTTGATGAAGCTGAGCGTGAGGTTTTTCAAATTGCTGAAGATAGGCCCAAAGATGGTGGGCCGGTTGGTGTAAAAGAGCTGCTTAACAAAGCCATCGATAGAATTGATGAGCTATTCAATGCTGGTGATAGCTTAACGGGCATTACCACGGGCTTTAATGACCTTGATGATATGACAGCAGGGTTGCAGCCATCGGATATGGTGATCGTGGCAGGTCGACCATCGATGGGGAAGACAACGTTTGCCATGAACCTGGTAGAAAATGCGCTACTCAACTCTGATAAAGCTGTGTTGGTCTTTAGCTTGGAGATGCCTGCAGAACAGTTGATGATGCGGATGCTATCGTCGCTTGGGAGAATAGACCAGACCAAGGTTCGGACAGGTAAGCTGGAAGAAGATGATTGGCCGAAGCTGGCGGCAGCGGTCAATATGATCAATGAGAAGAAACTGTTTGTAGATGATACTGCTGGTATCAGCCCGACTGAAATGCGTTCAAGAGCGCGACGAATTGTTCGAGAGCATGGAGATATAGGTTTAATCATGGTGGACTACTTGCAGTTAATGCAAGTGCCTGGTAATAACGAAGGCCGAACCAATGAAATATCGGAAATCTCGCGCTCCCTAAAAGCATTGGCAAAAGAGTTTAATACCCCAGTTGTTGCGCTTTCCCAGCTGAACCGGAGTCTTGAGCAGCGGCCTAATAAACGTCCAGTAAACTCTGACTTGCGGGAATCTGGGGCGATTGAGCAGGATGCTGACGTAATCATGTTTGTTTACCGAGATGAGGTTTACAACCCTGACACTGAACAGAAAGGGGTCGCTGAAATCATTATTGGTAAGCAGCGGAATGGTCCTATTGGAGCAGTTAAGTTAGCTTTTATTGGTAAGTACACCCGGTTTGAAAATTTAGCCCCAGGTTCCTATGAGGGTTTTGAATAG
- a CDS encoding hybrid sensor histidine kinase/response regulator, protein MHRSEVKANRHNMLRYLLAILLWACLPVTAEVVINNTNYQIDLANYFETYEDKQAQLTIDQVKSEGYTHRFAPYRQKFFQFEQSPSATWLRTAIHNNTATAQSPFITLVGTDLYWVDAYIEQDNQLKKVTSSNQHQTNGPLTSHHRLLIPLHLAPNQTAIIFLRVQPQQALHFASHLKSPTQALVSSNRNQWLSGLLFGLFCCVAIYNLLAFFHLKERNFLYMFALVSCSLIFQGTWQGVFSQFSTLSVASQSQLSDIALLLGCAFASHLNRRYYQIGIDHPKLDLYFAWLCGLCLLATLFGILFPAWQPTELSLWLTSFIVLNIFGCSLYYLKQGNKYARFMLAAQSPCALAILINIALTLNIIQLAPYKADWLLLSITSLTLFGVSYAFSLQFHLQAKEKLAAAEQLTRRPNNQLNQADFLGKVSHELRGPMNGILGMSELLMDTSLTPKQQDYANTIYHAGNELLNQLNQMLDISRLEQDTLKLEKVDFELPGLIEACVNMFRLTAEQRGIELISYLQPDVPAVINSDPNRLQQIMLSLLNHALKQTNAGEILLAGTAEQSEQGQQLRIVIKDTSEGMSQFERQQLLTKKVTTTELLSSSQPDIAIGIIVAKALIQKMGGTFGIKSEIGIGTTFWFTLPLTPVKQAKQPQQDFDFKGIRVLVVDDNETCRKVLTQQCLSLGMDVTSAQNGKEALALLRTKANLQAHYDLVILDQNMPVMNGLQLSAKIKEDPNISNDVLVIMLTGVSHMPSIVEARNAGVKRILTKPIAHYTLESALKEELAKFQPQSSTMAKDFLTQQELPQNLKVLVVEDNPTSAKVIKGMLAKLNVTPVIAANGNEAVEVFKNKRFQIIFMDCEMPIMDGFEATERIRQWEQQQHLSPTPIIALSAHGIQDQKQRIAAVGMNGQLTKPLELAALHEVLQIWALPTAAEPVAES, encoded by the coding sequence GTGCACAGGTCTGAAGTAAAGGCTAATCGCCACAACATGCTCCGATACCTGCTTGCGATATTACTCTGGGCTTGCCTACCTGTAACAGCTGAAGTTGTTATCAACAATACTAATTACCAAATCGATCTAGCCAACTACTTTGAAACCTACGAAGACAAACAAGCACAGCTGACTATCGACCAGGTAAAGTCAGAAGGCTACACCCATCGATTTGCCCCTTACCGGCAAAAGTTTTTCCAGTTTGAGCAAAGCCCATCAGCAACTTGGCTTCGTACAGCGATTCATAACAATACTGCTACTGCTCAGTCACCTTTTATCACCTTAGTAGGGACCGACCTCTACTGGGTTGATGCTTATATTGAGCAAGATAACCAGCTAAAAAAAGTAACCTCCAGTAATCAACATCAAACGAATGGCCCACTGACCAGCCACCACCGTTTGCTCATTCCATTACACTTAGCCCCAAACCAAACAGCGATTATTTTTCTCCGCGTCCAGCCCCAGCAGGCTCTTCATTTTGCCAGCCATTTAAAGTCACCCACCCAGGCCCTTGTCAGCAGTAATCGTAACCAATGGCTAAGTGGGCTATTATTTGGCCTTTTTTGTTGTGTAGCGATATATAACCTGCTGGCATTTTTTCATTTAAAAGAACGCAACTTTTTGTATATGTTTGCCTTGGTTAGCTGCTCTTTGATATTCCAGGGCACTTGGCAAGGGGTATTCAGCCAATTTAGCACCCTATCTGTTGCATCCCAATCACAACTCAGTGATATCGCTCTGTTACTTGGCTGCGCCTTTGCTAGTCACCTTAACCGTCGCTACTATCAAATAGGCATCGACCACCCCAAATTAGACCTGTATTTTGCCTGGCTTTGCGGCCTGTGCCTGCTTGCCACACTATTTGGCATCTTGTTTCCCGCTTGGCAGCCCACCGAGCTGAGCTTGTGGCTAACCAGTTTTATCGTGTTGAATATTTTTGGTTGCTCCCTGTATTACTTAAAACAGGGAAATAAATATGCCCGCTTTATGCTAGCCGCTCAGTCTCCGTGCGCATTAGCAATTTTGATTAATATTGCTCTCACTCTCAATATTATTCAGCTAGCGCCGTATAAAGCTGACTGGCTATTACTCAGTATTACCAGCTTAACTTTATTCGGTGTTTCTTATGCATTTAGCTTACAGTTTCATTTACAAGCCAAGGAGAAACTAGCGGCTGCCGAGCAGCTTACCAGACGCCCAAATAATCAGCTGAATCAAGCAGATTTTCTTGGCAAGGTTAGTCATGAATTACGCGGCCCAATGAATGGTATCCTGGGAATGAGTGAATTGCTGATGGATACCAGCCTTACCCCAAAACAACAGGACTATGCCAATACTATTTACCATGCTGGGAATGAGCTGCTTAACCAATTAAATCAAATGCTTGATATCAGCCGCTTAGAGCAAGATACTCTCAAGCTGGAAAAGGTTGATTTTGAGTTACCAGGGTTAATCGAAGCGTGTGTTAATATGTTCAGGCTAACCGCTGAGCAGCGTGGCATTGAGCTGATCAGCTATCTACAACCCGATGTTCCCGCTGTTATTAATAGCGACCCAAACCGGCTTCAGCAAATAATGCTTTCGTTGTTAAACCATGCACTCAAGCAAACGAATGCAGGTGAAATATTACTGGCAGGAACAGCTGAGCAAAGCGAGCAGGGTCAACAATTACGCATTGTTATTAAAGATACCAGTGAAGGCATGAGCCAATTTGAAAGACAGCAGTTGTTAACTAAAAAAGTGACGACAACTGAATTACTTAGCAGCAGCCAGCCGGATATTGCCATTGGTATTATTGTCGCCAAAGCACTAATTCAAAAAATGGGGGGTACCTTTGGTATCAAGAGTGAAATAGGTATAGGCACCACCTTTTGGTTTACCCTGCCACTTACGCCTGTAAAACAGGCTAAGCAACCACAACAGGACTTCGACTTTAAGGGTATTCGCGTACTGGTTGTGGATGATAATGAAACCTGCAGAAAAGTCCTTACCCAACAATGCCTAAGCCTAGGTATGGATGTAACATCTGCACAAAATGGCAAAGAAGCACTGGCTTTACTACGGACTAAAGCAAACCTACAAGCACATTATGATTTAGTGATTTTGGATCAAAATATGCCTGTTATGAACGGGCTACAACTGTCGGCAAAAATCAAAGAAGATCCAAACATCAGCAATGATGTTCTGGTAATCATGCTCACCGGCGTCAGTCATATGCCCAGCATTGTTGAAGCCAGAAATGCTGGCGTTAAGCGAATTTTAACCAAGCCTATTGCTCACTACACCCTAGAGAGCGCTCTGAAAGAAGAATTAGCCAAATTTCAGCCTCAATCTAGCACAATGGCAAAAGACTTTTTAACCCAACAAGAACTGCCACAAAACTTAAAAGTGCTGGTGGTTGAGGATAACCCCACCAGCGCAAAAGTCATCAAAGGTATGCTTGCCAAACTGAATGTAACTCCAGTGATAGCAGCTAATGGTAACGAAGCAGTTGAAGTATTTAAAAATAAGCGCTTTCAAATTATTTTTATGGACTGTGAAATGCCTATTATGGATGGTTTTGAGGCTACTGAGCGGATTCGCCAATGGGAGCAACAGCAACACCTATCCCCTACTCCCATTATTGCACTCAGTGCCCATGGAATACAGGATCAAAAGCAACGAATTGCAGCGGTAGGTATGAATGGACAGTTAACCAAACCCCTTGAGCTGGCAGCACTTCATGAAGTACTACAAATATGGGCACTACCTACAGCAGCCGAGCCCGTAGCCGAAAGCTAA